From Verrucomicrobia bacterium S94, the proteins below share one genomic window:
- a CDS encoding DUF4136 domain-containing protein, translating into MNRFSFLYLGTSALLSGCSSISVSRDYDVAFDFSRLKTFAWQHAKQPETGVTRVDNDLNDRRIRAAINAELKAKGFSLVENREDASFLVAYYIDFQQRIEGRGTFSIGLGRSASARGGAVGWSSGTNISDYEEAHLTIDFIDPETGLTVWRGWGRRRASNSGDPDKITKKNSDTVGRILKRFPPKQKER; encoded by the coding sequence ATGAATCGTTTTTCTTTTCTTTATCTGGGGACATCGGCACTGCTGTCCGGGTGTTCATCGATTTCTGTGAGCCGGGATTATGATGTGGCTTTTGATTTTTCGAGGCTGAAAACCTTTGCCTGGCAGCATGCGAAACAGCCCGAAACCGGAGTGACGAGGGTGGATAATGATCTGAATGACAGGCGTATCCGTGCTGCAATCAATGCAGAGCTGAAAGCGAAGGGTTTCTCATTGGTGGAAAACCGGGAGGATGCCAGTTTTCTGGTGGCATATTACATTGATTTTCAACAGCGGATTGAAGGACGCGGAACATTCAGTATCGGGCTGGGTCGGAGTGCATCTGCCCGGGGCGGAGCTGTCGGCTGGAGTTCGGGGACGAATATTTCAGATTATGAAGAGGCCCACCTGACCATTGATTTTATAGATCCGGAAACGGGGCTGACCGTCTGGAGAGGCTGGGGGCGCCGGCGGGCATCGAATTCAGGTGATCCGGATAAAATCACGAAAAAAAACAGCGATACGGTGGGCCGGATTCTGAAAAGATTTCCGCCGAAACAGAAGGAGCGCTAA
- a CDS encoding tetratricopeptide repeat protein, translating to MKIKKVIYATAGIFAALIMFAGCGSKTGEKEYAKAMKAWQDGDLVRARSLLEKSINRTSENEKKSTALNQLGLVLWELGEADAASDAFSQSANLTENLSGANLNLGIALYHSGRLDEAEIALQNVLGNDPKNETALAILGMIELRKRNWAGATKELTKSATLNPQNPAAQNALALAILHQTKDSNRAIARLKQVAAAYPDYAPAFYNLASIYEWYVKNNAAALDYYKQYLTKAGSKGSHVSAANEAIARLGGKPVSAPENGNTATRVNPAEAARYIAEGSRLYSAKKYDEAIVQFKKAIMADPKQKTAYYNMGLAFYAQSDFGNAATACNNAVNLDPSFTDARYMLSLAYAKQKKWNDAEREARELVNSGDKTKGEQMLKYISDARKR from the coding sequence ATGAAAATTAAGAAGGTTATATACGCAACTGCCGGCATTTTTGCCGCACTGATCATGTTTGCCGGATGCGGCTCGAAAACAGGCGAAAAAGAGTATGCCAAAGCCATGAAGGCGTGGCAGGACGGGGATCTGGTTCGGGCACGTTCACTATTGGAAAAATCGATCAACCGAACCTCCGAAAACGAAAAAAAATCAACGGCACTGAATCAGCTTGGGCTCGTGCTCTGGGAACTGGGTGAAGCAGACGCAGCCTCCGATGCGTTCAGTCAGTCCGCGAATCTGACCGAAAATCTTTCAGGCGCCAACCTGAATCTCGGAATTGCCCTCTACCACAGCGGCCGATTGGATGAAGCGGAAATTGCCCTCCAGAACGTACTCGGCAACGATCCGAAAAATGAAACAGCCCTGGCCATTCTCGGCATGATTGAACTGCGCAAACGGAACTGGGCCGGAGCCACGAAGGAACTGACCAAATCGGCAACCCTCAATCCGCAGAATCCCGCCGCTCAGAATGCACTGGCTCTGGCCATTCTGCACCAGACCAAAGATAGTAATCGCGCGATTGCCCGCCTGAAACAGGTGGCCGCAGCCTATCCCGACTATGCTCCGGCCTTTTACAACCTCGCCTCCATCTACGAGTGGTATGTCAAAAACAATGCGGCAGCTTTGGACTACTACAAACAATACCTGACCAAAGCCGGAAGCAAAGGCAGTCACGTTTCAGCCGCAAACGAAGCCATCGCCCGTCTTGGCGGGAAACCCGTTTCCGCACCGGAAAACGGCAATACCGCCACCCGGGTGAATCCGGCGGAAGCCGCCCGCTATATTGCGGAAGGATCCCGTCTGTACAGTGCCAAAAAATACGACGAAGCCATTGTCCAGTTCAAAAAAGCCATCATGGCTGATCCTAAGCAGAAAACAGCGTATTATAACATGGGCCTGGCCTTTTATGCGCAGAGCGATTTCGGAAACGCCGCAACCGCCTGCAATAATGCCGTCAATCTCGACCCCTCCTTTACCGATGCGCGCTACATGCTTTCTCTCGCCTACGCCAAACAGAAAAAATGGAACGATGCCGAGCGGGAAGCCCGGGAACTCGTCAACAGCGGCGATAAAACCAAAGGCGAACAGATGCTGAAATATATTTCCGATGCCCGGAAACGTTAG
- a CDS encoding SDR family NAD(P)-dependent oxidoreductase, which produces MKIPAVGNRSVLITGCSSGIGRATAEMLRSRGWKVFPTARKADDIDALKLAGFEPVKLDVTSSDSIQTAVEWVLVKNDGMLGAVVNNAGFGMPGAIQDLTRDAMRRQFEVNVFGLQELTNSLIPTFRKQGYGRIVNVSSVVGRLSLPFMGIYSASKFAVEAISDAQRVELSPDSISVSLIEPGPIQTRFSTNCAGEGEERLDVDSSKFGEAYKQYFRKRRNGGMAEDRFRLPPEAVGKKIVHALEAEKPKIRYKVTIPAYAGDWAARLLPASWIDRMMIGHVKKRFG; this is translated from the coding sequence ATGAAGATTCCTGCCGTTGGAAACCGGTCAGTATTGATTACCGGCTGTTCCTCGGGGATCGGTCGGGCAACGGCGGAGATGTTACGTTCAAGAGGCTGGAAGGTTTTTCCGACTGCGCGAAAAGCGGATGACATTGATGCGCTGAAACTGGCCGGTTTTGAGCCGGTTAAACTGGATGTCACATCCAGCGATTCCATTCAGACCGCGGTGGAGTGGGTGCTGGTGAAAAATGACGGTATGCTCGGTGCTGTGGTCAACAATGCGGGGTTCGGCATGCCCGGTGCGATTCAGGATCTGACGCGCGATGCCATGCGTCGGCAGTTTGAAGTGAATGTGTTCGGTCTTCAGGAGCTGACCAACAGTCTGATTCCGACATTCCGGAAACAGGGCTATGGCCGGATTGTGAATGTCAGTTCTGTTGTCGGACGTTTATCGCTGCCTTTTATGGGGATCTATTCCGCCTCAAAATTTGCGGTTGAAGCTATCAGCGATGCTCAGCGTGTGGAGCTTTCGCCGGATTCCATTTCTGTTTCTCTGATTGAACCCGGTCCGATTCAAACGCGTTTTTCGACCAACTGTGCCGGCGAAGGGGAGGAGCGGCTGGATGTGGATTCCTCGAAATTCGGGGAGGCGTATAAGCAGTATTTCAGAAAACGCCGGAATGGCGGGATGGCCGAAGACCGGTTTCGGCTTCCGCCGGAAGCGGTCGGAAAGAAGATCGTCCATGCCTTGGAGGCTGAAAAACCGAAGATTCGTTATAAAGTGACGATTCCGGCCTATGCCGGTGATTGGGCCGCCCGTTTGCTTCCGGCCTCGTGGATTGACCGCATGATGATCGGGCATGTGAAGAAGCGATTTGGTTGA
- a CDS encoding YjbQ family protein, with translation MKSFSLQTRARTDFVKIDRQVAEYVLQSGLKEGIVTVFIPHTTAGITINENADPDVTSDMELVLDRVVPWEGGYRHFEGNTAAHVKASMMGSSAQVIVSGGRLQLGTWQSLYFCEFDGPRTRKVWVKGISE, from the coding sequence ATGAAGAGCTTTTCCCTCCAGACGCGAGCCAGAACAGACTTTGTAAAGATTGACCGGCAGGTGGCCGAATATGTGCTTCAGTCGGGGCTGAAAGAAGGGATCGTCACGGTTTTTATCCCGCACACAACGGCGGGAATTACCATTAATGAAAATGCAGACCCCGATGTTACTTCGGACATGGAGCTGGTGCTGGACCGTGTGGTGCCCTGGGAAGGCGGCTACCGCCATTTTGAAGGAAATACGGCGGCACATGTAAAAGCGAGTATGATGGGCAGTTCAGCACAGGTGATTGTCTCCGGAGGCAGACTCCAGCTTGGAACGTGGCAGAGTCTCTATTTTTGTGAATTTGACGGTCCCCGCACACGGAAGGTGTGGGTTAAAGGAATTTCTGAGTAA